In Candidatus Margulisiibacteriota bacterium, the genomic stretch GCTGTAGTGAATGCATCTGTTCTGAAAACCATGAGTGCCAAATGGCAAAAAAGGTTCTTAACCTGGGGAATTATTATCGCTGTGTTTGGGATGAGACTTTTATTCCCAATTCTGATTGTAGCAATTACCGCTAATATTTCTCCATTAACAGTATTGCAGATTGTTTTTCAGAACCCGATGGAATATGCCCGCAGACTCTCTGAAGCTCATATTATTATCGCTGCATTCGGTGGCATGTTTTTGTTTATGGTTTTTTTGAATTACTTTCTGGATAAGGAAAAAGATGTTCATTGGGTTAAAGTTGTAGAAAATTACCTGATACTTTTAGGTAAATTTGAGTCTATTCAGGTTGTAATCGCCTTGCTTGTTCTTCTTTTTTTCTCGGAGCTGGCTCCGGCTGCTGCACGTCTGGAAATGTTGTTGAGCGGTGTTCTGGGCATAATTGTGTATGTAATCGTCGGCTCTATTGCCCAGTACATGCAGGAAAAAGAAAGCAAAGCATTGCAACGGTCACTTGCTGGCGGTGGACTGGCTTTATTTTTATATCTGGAAATACTGGATGCTTCTTTTTCTTTTGA encodes the following:
- a CDS encoding DUF475 domain-containing protein, producing the protein AVVNASVLKTMSAKWQKRFLTWGIIIAVFGMRLLFPILIVAITANISPLTVLQIVFQNPMEYARRLSEAHIIIAAFGGMFLFMVFLNYFLDKEKDVHWVKVVENYLILLGKFESIQVVIALLVLLFFSELAPAAARLEMLLSGVLGIIVYVIVGSIAQYMQEKESKALQRSLAGGGLALFLYLEILDASFSFDGVIVAFAITRDIIFITAGLGIGAMFVRSLTVMLVQKKTLSKYRFLEHGAHWAIGALAVIMLLGIKYDIPELLTSLIGAVFLALSLISSLGKKPVE